A stretch of DNA from Nerophis ophidion isolate RoL-2023_Sa linkage group LG18, RoL_Noph_v1.0, whole genome shotgun sequence:
atatatatatatatatatataaatacatacatatgtgcatatatatatatacatatatatacatacatatgtacatatatataatatatatacatgtacatatataaatacatatatatatatatacatacatacatatatatacatatatgtatacatatatatatatatatatatataaatacatacatatgtacatatatatatatacatatatatacatacatatgtacatatatatacatatatatatatacatacatatgtacatatatatatacatatatatacacatatatgcatacatatatatatacatatatatgtgtatatatatacatatatatgtgtgtatatatacatatacacatatatatacatatgcatttgtacatatatatacatacgtatatgtatatatatacatacatatatacacatatgtatgtatatatacatacatacatatgtacatatatatatatatatatatatatacacatatatacacacatatatatgtatatatatatgtatatatacatatatttacatatatatatgtacatatatacatatacactcatatatatacatatacatacatatatatatgcatacatacatacacatatgtatatatatatatgtatacatatatatacatatatatatgcatacatacatacatatatatatgtatatatatacatatatatgtatacaaatatatgtatatatatacatatatatgtatacatatatatgtatatatataaatatatatacatacatacacatatacatatatatatacatatatatatatgcatacacacatatatgtatatatatacatgtatatgtatacatatatatgtatatatatacatgtatatgtatacatatatatgtatatatatacacatacatacacatatatatatatacatatatatatatatatacatatatatatacatatatatattcatacatacatatatatatacatatatacatgtatatatacacatatatatatacacacatatatacatatatatatatacatatatatacattatatatatacatatatatacatatatatatacattatatatatacatatatacattatatacatacatatatatatacatgtatatatgtatgtgtgtgtatatagatatatatatatatatatatataaatatatatatatatacacatacatatatatacaaatatacatacttatatatacatacatatatatgcacatatacatacatacaaacacacacatatatatatacatacatatatatacacatatatatatatatatttatgtatatatacatatatatatacatatatatacattatatatatacatatatatacattatatatatacatatatatacattatatatatacatatatatatatacattatatatatacatatatacatatatacattatatatatacatatatacatatatatatatatacatgtatatatgtataagtgtatatatatatatatatatatatatatatatatatatataaatatatatatacacatacatatatatacatatatacattcttatatatacatacatatatatgcacacatacatacaaacacacacatatatatatatacatacatatatatacacatatatatatttatgtatatatacatatatatacacatatatatatatacatatacatatatatatatatatacatatatatacatacatacatatatatatatacatacatatatatatacatacataaatatatatacatacatatatatatacatacatatatatatacatacatacatatatacatacgtacatatatacatatgttcatatatatatatatatatatatatatatatatatatatcgtttcTTGCATGGACAtgagtgcaggtgtacctaatgtagtgtccagtgagaaTCAAGGCATTGTGTCCCGACAGAGCGAGTGTCTGCTGAACATGAAGAAGGACTTGCTTCACTATCACGCCGTCATCCAGTCCTACCTCAAGTCCACCCACAGGAGACCTAAAGAGCAAGAGGCGCTTTTCCTCCCCACCTTGAGAAGCATCCAGAACCTGCAGCAGGTGTGTCACCTTCACACTCTCATTATTCATGTAAACATCAGAATTAATACATGCGCTGTTGTTTTGTCTTTTCTTTTAAATGACGCTCACTACAATGTTGTTTTTTCAACAGAAGTGTTCCCCGATGGCAAATAACGGACAAGACTTGGCAGAGGTATTTCAATCCATTTTAAGTCTGGTGGAAGATTGACCCGAATATAGGACGACTCGGAATATCAGACAACCGTGGAAAAAGGTTGACCTTAACTATAAGATGGGCTTGAATTTAAGATAACCCTGAATATAAGACTTACCTTAATATGAgacaacactaaaataaaatgGCCCTAAATATATGATTACCCTGAATACATGGCTCTGAGTATAAGTCAACTCTGAAAATATGATGACGCTGAATATAAAATGCCCCTGAGTATAAGACAACACTGAAATAAGATGCCCCTAAATACGAGATGACCCTGATAAGACAACACTGAAATAAGATGACCCTTAATATAAGACTACCCTGAAAGTTTAATGCCCATGAATATAAGACAACTCTGAAAATATGATGACGCTGAATATAAAATGCCCCTGAGTATAAGACAACACTGAAATAAGATGCCCCTAAATATGAGATGACCCTGATAAGACAACACTACAATAAGATGACCCTGAATATAAGACTACCCTGATGGTTTGATGCCCCTGAATACAAGACAAATCTGAAAATACAATGACCCTTAATATAAGACAACACTAAAATAAGATTACCCTAAATATATGATTACCCTGAATTCATGGCCCTGAATATAACACAACTCTGAACATATGACGACGCTGAATATAAAATGCCTCTGAGTATAAGACAACATTAAAATAAGATGCCCCTGATATAACAACACTTAAATAAGATGACCCTTAATATAAGACTACCCTGAAAGTTTAATGTCCCTGAATATAAGACAACTCTGAAAATACAATGACCCTAAATATAGGATGCCCATGAATATAAgacaacactaaaataaaatgACCCTAAATATGATTACCCTGAATACATGGCCCTGAGTATAAGTCAACTCTGAAAATATGATGACCCTGAATATAAGATGTCCCTGAGTATAAGACAACACTCAAATAAGATGCCCCTAAATATAGGATGCCCCTGAATACAAGACAACACTAAAATAAGATGACCCTAAATATACGATTACCCTGAATACATGGCCCTAAATATACGATTACCCTGAAAATATGACGACGCTGAATATAAGACAACACTAAAATAAGATGACCGTGAATATAAGACAACTCTAAAAATGTAAGTATCCAAAATGTAAGATTAACCTAAATATTGGGAGACACTGAATTCAGGGCAACTCTGAAAATATGATGACCTTAAATATGAGATGACCCTGAATATAAGACAACAAGATTAACCTGAATATGTGGAGACACTGGGTGTTCCATTCAGTTCATACATTGAAAATTCCATTAGGCTTTTTTAGGGCGGTctctcataacgtttttagcgttcaatcggacattattgtgaggttttgtattcgtgttcctaaaaatcagataaacTGGCCACTGGACActctttttttctctctaaatttgGACCCCCTGAGTCAAAACATTTCCAAAGTGTCCAGACATGTGACTGGAATGCTGGTTTGCCCTCAGACTGGGTGGACACAGTCCAGAACGTCCATAGTCTGGTATCAGCCTCAGTTCAGGATAACGGGACAAGTATTAGAAAACGTAACCAACCTGTGTGTCTTCTTGTGCTGTGTTGAAGGAGGAGGCGTACCAAAGGTGGGGCTCCAACCCCTTCACTAACAGACTTGAGATGTGCAAGACCATGAGAGGCTTCTACATCCGAGCCATCACCATCAACAGAGCCATCAGCTACATCTCGGCCGCCCATCACAGGAACTAAACGATCCTGCTCGGCGTTGATATCAGTGCAATCACCCTTGAAAAGTTCAAAGAAGCAAAGTATCAGAAGTGAAAAATGTCGGACCCTGTCTGACGAGAGCCTCGTACTAACACAAACCTCCCATAAAAACATTCCAGAATTTCTCTGAACCGTGAGCTGGGTTTCCTTCTCGTGTTCCTGGTCCAGGTTGCTGCTGTAGGCAGGATTTGCAAAGCTTCATTTCTGCAGGGAAAATGAGAAAATAACTTCAGCttccatgtatttattttactagAGCGGCCTCTGCTGGCCATAATGGGAAACTACCTCACACTGATATTGAAACAAGTCAACAGTTGGCCAATCTTTCCAATATTTGGGAAACACTTTTCTGTCACCActctatttattattatctattattatCTTTCTAAAGTTGTAATAAAGCACATGTTGTGAATCAAGGTGGCGTGAAGTCAATGACTGACATCTTTTCTGTACAAACAAAAGCATTTTAAATATTTGTCTGTTATCCAGACACAAGAAAAGTAATTTGGGATATTGTTGATACTGGTTTTCTGAGGCATTTAATTAACAGTAATTATTGTAAATAATTAATGTCATTTTAGTATTAAGTGTCATTTAAAAGTGAGGAATGCAAATGTAGTTTTTCTTAGACTTAGAGAATAATTTGTAGACAAATACAAGTATTCTTTCTGCACACTTGTATATAATACTACCTTAACATTTGATGATCAAaataattatacacttatttaataattccACCTTAACGATTTACAACAAAataattatacacctatttattaCTACCACCTTAAAATTTGACAACACAattaaacacttatttaataataccaccataacatttgacaacaaaaccatTATACGCTTATTTAATATTACCACCTCAACATTTGATGACCaaacaagtatacacttatttaataataccacctcaacatttgacaacaaaaccatTATACGCTTATTTAATATTACCACCTCAACATTTGATGACCaaacaagtatacacttatttaataataccacctcaaCATTTGAcgaccaaacaattatacacttatttaataataccttcacatttgacaacaaaataaTTATGCACTTATTtagtaataccaccttaacatttgacaactaaacaATACGctcatttaataataccaccttaacatttgacgatctaacaattatacacctacttgataataccaccttaacatttgacaacaaaacaataatacaCCGATTtaaaaataccaccttaaaatttgacaaaaacacaatcatacacctatttaataataccaccttaaaatgtgacaacaaaacaattataaactTATTTAATAAAACAACCTTTACAATTGACAACCAATCAtacatatttaataataccaacaaGACATTGGACAACCAAACAATAATACTTAATACCACCTTtatatttgacaacaaaacaatgatacacctattcaataacaccaacataacatttgacaacacaaTGATACACttttttaataatacaaccttaacatttgatgaccaaacaattatacagctatttaataataacaccttaacagacaacaaaacaattttacatctatttaataataccaacatAACATTTGCCAACAACACAATTAtaaacttatttaataataccagaCTTAAGTTAAgtgtggtattattaaataagtgtataattg
This window harbors:
- the il12a gene encoding interleukin-12 subunit alpha isoform X3, which translates into the protein MAHFTACLMSCLLLTSTLQWRTCTSLPARHPSAPNSDACPALFRSLLLNITELVKSEILWHGITSETDAVSSPSDTVRACAPNIQLNSSCMINRNSSFSKSECLLNMKKDLLHYHAVIQSYLKSTHRRPKEQEALFLPTLRSIQNLQQKCSPMANNGQDLAEEEAYQRWGSNPFTNRLEMCKTMRGFYIRAITINRAISYISAAHHRN
- the il12a gene encoding interleukin-12 subunit alpha isoform X1, with product MAEENIKPAAGLMSCLLLTSTLQWRTCTSLPARHPSAPNSDACPALFRSLLLNITELVKSEILWHGITSETDAVSSPSDTVRACAPNIQLNSSCMINRNSSFSKSECLLNMKKDLLHYHAVIQSYLKSTHRRPKEQEALFLPTLRSIQNLQQKCSPMANNGQDLAEEEAYQRWGSNPFTNRLEMCKTMRGFYIRAITINRAISYISAAHHRN